The window GTGCCGTTCGTGCCGACGCCATGCGTGCGGGCAGCGCGCCCGTGAGCACGAGGCAGGCGTCGATCGATGCCGCAGCCGTGCGGCAGCGTCCCGAAGCGCCGTTCAAGGAGGCGAAGCAGGACGTCGATCTCACGGCCGCCGAGCGCATCGTCTCCGTGGGGCGCGGCATCAAGGGGCCCGAGCACCTCGACATGGTGCGTGAGCTGGCAGAAGCGCTCGGCGCCGAGGTGGCGGCCTCGCGGCCGATCTGCGACAACGGCTGGTTACCGATGGATCGCCAGATCGGGAGTTCCGGACAGACCGTGGCGCCAAAGCTCTATCTCGCGCTCGGCATCTCGGGTGCGATTCAGCACGTGGTCGGGATGAAGGGCTCGCGGACGATCGTCGCCGTGAACAAGGATCCGGAAGCGCCGATCTTCGAACTGGCCGACTACGGCATCGCGGGCGACCTGTTCGAGATCGTGCCCGCCATCATCAGCGCCCTGCGGCAGTGACCGCGATGGGGGAGACGCTCGCGTTCTGGGTCGTGGTGCTGGCCTGCGTCGGCCTCTTCGCGGTCCAGATGTCGACGCGCTGGCGTCTCCTCGCCGCCGCACCCGGCACGTTCTCCTTCGACGACCTGCCACGCCGCGTCGAGCGCTTCATCGTCGACGTCGTGTTCCAGGGGCGGGTGATCGCGCGCAAGCCGTGGGTCGGGTTCGCGCACCTGTTCGTGTTCTGGGGATTCGTGGCGTTCGGCGGATACACGTTCGTCGAAACGCTGCACGGGCTCGGCATCGCCGACCTCACGCAGACCATCGCGTTCCGCGTCTACACCTGGCTCCTCGTGCCGTTCTGCGTCGCGGTGCTCGCGGGCATCGCCCTGCTGTTGATCCGTCGCGGTGTCGTACGGCCGCGCGCCCTTGGCGCGTCCGTGTCGTGGGAATCGATCCTCATCGGCGGCTTCATCGCGACGCTGATGGTCACGTTCCTGCTCACGTTCGTGCTGGAGACCGGAATCGGGGCGCGCGTGAACTGGTGGGTGCACATGCTGGTGATCGGCACGTTCCTCGTGCTGGTCCCCAACTCGAA is drawn from Acidobacteriota bacterium and contains these coding sequences:
- a CDS encoding electron transfer flavoprotein subunit alpha/FixB family protein, which codes for MILVIAEHNGGQVHRSTREAIAAAQALEQPITVVSVGHDIASIGEALAAADVAQVLLVDNGALANYTADGYVAALTPVVQELNPALVLTAHTYQARDYMPGLATRCERGLVSDCVAVKAVGGGFRFTRPVFQARLIADVDATGGAPHFATLQAGAVRADAMRAGSAPVSTRQASIDAAAVRQRPEAPFKEAKQDVDLTAAERIVSVGRGIKGPEHLDMVRELAEALGAEVAASRPICDNGWLPMDRQIGSSGQTVAPKLYLALGISGAIQHVVGMKGSRTIVAVNKDPEAPIFELADYGIAGDLFEIVPAIISALRQ